Proteins from one Roseofilum casamattae BLCC-M143 genomic window:
- a CDS encoding transposase family protein, which produces MAQGFAPSLQSDKADKSAETTTVKSVEEIQASLLSCVEQIEDPRTTRTQKHRLKDIIVIAILAIISGAEGWEDIENYGLSKSRWLSEFLDLPHGIPS; this is translated from the coding sequence ATGGCTCAAGGTTTTGCTCCTTCACTTCAATCGGACAAGGCAGATAAGAGTGCTGAAACTACAACTGTCAAGTCAGTGGAGGAAATTCAAGCTAGCTTATTAAGTTGTGTTGAGCAGATTGAAGATCCTCGAACCACTCGAACTCAAAAACATCGGTTAAAAGATATCATCGTAATTGCCATTTTAGCTATTATTTCTGGTGCTGAAGGTTGGGAAGATATTGAGAATTATGGTCTGAGCAAATCTCGGTGGTTGAGTGAGTTCTTAGACTTACCTCATGGCATTCCGTC